The Nocardioides humi genome includes a region encoding these proteins:
- a CDS encoding UDP-N-acetyl glucosamine 2-epimerase has protein sequence MATAVVSLLWDKHLPALDRFLAERPADVLLTPGAGATPLLRTIADRRGAEVVVLDQLVPLRRRQDIRIGEAVADLDAHLDTGDWLPGGLDPAAADRLRELVRRRVHEDLPAPAAVLQGLVMARATYDLRLMVGSEDLLPASKVAFAWARARRLPSLHLAHSLALVDPYTVHAHLMADVLAVYGERGAEGYLDLGIAPDRIVATGNPAWDGYAELRRDKEAIRRSLREKHGLDPDLPLVVFGTTSSGRLTALDTGNAHEDTLRAFLRACEQLAARGVRLSAVVKDRPSNSEKGREAVEPLTAADSALELRYTSEDTQEWAAAADVLVAVDSNYLVEGMLARTPGVNLAGVALRAGPPAFDAGSGIVEAGPDDLADRIQELLEDPALRAARLARAEESLDRYHAGGVDGRATERVAGLMTRLVDGPGTPAPAPPPSRQSVRERLHHAVDVVVGHRGKQR, from the coding sequence ATGGCCACCGCCGTCGTGTCCCTGCTGTGGGACAAGCACCTCCCGGCCCTCGACCGGTTCCTCGCCGAGCGTCCGGCCGACGTCCTGCTCACCCCCGGGGCGGGCGCCACTCCCCTGCTGCGCACGATCGCCGACCGGCGCGGCGCCGAGGTCGTCGTCCTCGACCAGCTCGTCCCGCTGAGGCGCCGGCAGGACATCCGGATCGGCGAGGCGGTCGCCGACCTCGACGCCCACCTCGACACCGGCGACTGGCTGCCCGGCGGGCTCGACCCCGCGGCGGCCGACCGGCTGCGCGAGCTGGTCCGCCGCCGGGTCCACGAGGACCTTCCCGCCCCCGCGGCTGTCCTCCAGGGGCTGGTGATGGCGCGGGCGACGTACGACCTCCGCCTCATGGTGGGCAGCGAGGACCTCCTGCCGGCGAGCAAGGTGGCCTTCGCCTGGGCGCGCGCCCGCCGCCTGCCGAGCCTGCACCTCGCGCACTCCCTGGCGCTGGTGGATCCCTACACCGTGCACGCGCACCTGATGGCCGACGTGCTGGCGGTGTACGGCGAGCGGGGCGCCGAGGGCTACCTCGACCTCGGCATCGCCCCGGACCGGATCGTCGCCACCGGGAACCCCGCCTGGGACGGGTACGCCGAGCTCCGGCGCGACAAGGAGGCGATCCGCCGGTCCCTCCGGGAGAAGCACGGCCTCGACCCGGACCTGCCCCTCGTCGTGTTCGGGACGACCTCGTCGGGGCGGCTGACCGCCCTGGACACCGGCAACGCCCACGAGGACACGCTGCGGGCGTTCCTGCGCGCCTGCGAGCAGCTCGCCGCGCGGGGCGTCCGGCTCAGCGCCGTGGTCAAGGACCGGCCGAGCAACTCTGAGAAGGGCCGGGAGGCCGTCGAGCCGCTCACCGCGGCCGACAGCGCGCTGGAGCTCCGCTACACCTCCGAGGACACCCAGGAGTGGGCCGCGGCCGCCGACGTGCTGGTGGCCGTCGACTCCAACTACCTGGTCGAGGGCATGCTCGCGCGGACGCCGGGGGTCAACCTCGCCGGTGTCGCGCTGCGGGCGGGGCCGCCCGCCTTCGACGCGGGGTCCGGGATCGTCGAGGCCGGGCCCGACGACCTGGCGGACCGGATCCAGGAGCTCCTCGAGGACCCGGCGCTGCGGGCCGCCCGCCTGGCCCGGGCCGAGGAGTCGCTCGACCGCTACCACGCGGGCGGGGTGGACGGACGGGCCACGGAGCGGGTCGCCGGCCTCATGACCCGCCTCGTCGACGGGCCGGGTACGCCGGCTCCGGCGCCGCCCCCGTCACGCCAGAGCGTCCGCGAGCGCCTCCACCACGCGGTCGACGTCGTCGTCGGTCATCGCGGGAAACAGCGGTAG
- the thrC gene encoding threonine synthase: MSAVVTESETTTTTRPGLREGAFGNATALSCRECGHQVALGPFYACPECFGPLEISYAFPAVTREEIEAGPRNIWRYKALLPVPTDIETSPNTEPGFTRLLEARNLAAELGIAKLWVKDDSTNPTNSFKDRVVACALSAARELGATTFACPSTGNLANAVAAAGARAGIKTVVFIPSNLETPKQVNSAIFTENLVAVDGNYDDVNKLASEIAGEEEGWAFVNVNVRPYYAEGSKTLGYEIAEQLGWRLPDQIVIPVASGSQLTKVDKAFQELIKLGLVEDKPYRVFGAQAEGCGPVATAYKAGVDAIRPVKPDTIAKSLAIGNPADGIYVLDIARRTGGAVEEVTDEEIRAGIVLLARTEGIFTETAGGTTLAVTKKLVESGQLDPSLETVVINTGHGLKTLDAVSGQVGAAATIPPTYSAFKATGL, encoded by the coding sequence ATGAGCGCCGTTGTGACCGAGTCCGAGACGACGACCACGACCCGGCCGGGGCTGCGCGAGGGCGCGTTCGGCAACGCCACCGCCCTCTCCTGTCGCGAGTGCGGCCACCAGGTCGCCCTGGGCCCGTTCTACGCGTGTCCGGAGTGCTTCGGTCCGTTGGAGATCTCCTACGCCTTCCCGGCCGTGACCCGCGAGGAGATCGAGGCCGGCCCCCGCAACATCTGGCGCTACAAGGCGCTGCTGCCGGTCCCGACCGACATCGAGACCAGCCCCAACACCGAGCCCGGCTTCACCCGCCTGCTCGAGGCGAGGAACCTCGCCGCCGAGCTCGGCATCGCCAAGCTCTGGGTCAAGGACGACTCGACCAACCCCACGAACTCCTTCAAGGACCGCGTCGTCGCCTGCGCGCTGAGCGCCGCCCGCGAGCTGGGCGCGACGACCTTCGCCTGCCCCTCGACCGGCAACCTCGCCAACGCCGTGGCCGCGGCCGGCGCCCGCGCCGGGATCAAGACGGTCGTCTTCATCCCGAGCAACCTGGAGACGCCGAAGCAGGTCAACTCCGCGATCTTCACCGAGAACCTCGTCGCCGTCGACGGCAACTACGACGACGTCAACAAGCTCGCCTCCGAGATCGCCGGCGAGGAGGAGGGCTGGGCGTTCGTCAACGTCAACGTGCGGCCCTACTACGCCGAGGGGTCCAAGACCCTGGGCTACGAGATCGCCGAGCAGCTCGGCTGGCGGCTGCCCGACCAGATCGTGATCCCGGTCGCCTCCGGCTCCCAGCTCACCAAGGTCGACAAGGCCTTCCAGGAGCTGATCAAGCTCGGCCTGGTCGAGGACAAGCCCTACCGGGTCTTCGGGGCCCAGGCCGAGGGCTGCGGCCCGGTCGCGACCGCCTACAAGGCCGGCGTCGACGCGATCCGCCCGGTCAAGCCGGACACCATCGCCAAGAGCCTGGCCATCGGCAACCCCGCCGACGGCATCTACGTCCTCGACATCGCCCGTCGCACCGGCGGCGCCGTCGAGGAGGTCACCGACGAGGAGATCCGCGCCGGCATCGTGCTGCTCGCCCGCACCGAGGGCATCTTCACCGAGACCGCCGGCGGCACGACGCTCGCCGTCACCAAGAAGCTGGTCGAGTCCGGCCAGCTCGACCCGAGCCTCGAGACCGTTGTCATCAACACCGGCCACGGCCTGAAGACCCTCGACGCGGTCTCCGGCCAGGTCGGCGCCGCGGCCACCATCCCTCCGACCTACAGCGCCTTCAAGGCGACCGGCCTCTGA
- a CDS encoding MoaD/ThiS family protein — protein sequence MAVSVRIPTILRTYTGGDSEVSATGATLAEILDDLDANYSGIKGRILDEDGKLRRFVNVYVNNDDVRFEQELATPTPDGAEVSVIPAVAGGC from the coding sequence ATGGCAGTCAGCGTCCGGATCCCCACCATCCTCCGCACCTACACCGGCGGCGACTCCGAGGTGAGCGCCACCGGCGCCACCCTGGCGGAGATCCTCGACGACCTCGACGCCAACTACTCCGGCATCAAGGGCCGGATCCTCGACGAGGACGGCAAGCTGCGCCGCTTCGTCAACGTCTACGTCAACAACGACGACGTGCGCTTCGAGCAGGAGCTCGCCACGCCCACCCCCGACGGCGCCGAGGTCTCGGTGATCCCCGCGGTCGCCGGCGGCTGCTGA
- a CDS encoding RNA polymerase sigma factor, producing MERLERVLRDEWGRLLALLAAWCRRVDLAEDGLADAFEAAARTWPETGAPANPQGWLLTTARRRITDALRTEAVAARKVPLLEVEASLQQQAQRMLAAPPEGEAVMDERLRLVLLCAHPSLSREASAALTLRLVLGVATEDVARLFLVPTATMAARLTRARRRLAGAAFVVPPPGELGARVDAVADVAYLAFTSGYAPGSGADVLRADVAGEAVRLVRVLRSVLPERYDELDALLALMVLQHARRDARAVDGRLVLLPDQDRTRWHHDEALEALDLLRPLVAAPPAPYLLQALIAAEHAIAVTAGETRWDRIVDRYDELLALRESPVVRLNRAVAIAERDGPAAGLAALDGVALPGHRLPAVRAELLARLGRPEEARLAYDTALAQCGNEAEAAHLRERRG from the coding sequence GTGGAGCGGCTCGAGCGCGTCCTGCGCGACGAGTGGGGCCGGCTGCTGGCCCTGCTCGCCGCGTGGTGCCGCCGGGTCGACCTCGCCGAGGACGGCCTGGCGGACGCGTTCGAGGCGGCCGCCCGCACCTGGCCGGAGACCGGCGCTCCGGCGAACCCGCAGGGCTGGCTGCTGACCACGGCCCGCCGCCGGATCACCGACGCGCTGCGCACGGAGGCGGTCGCGGCCCGGAAGGTGCCGCTGCTGGAGGTGGAGGCGTCCCTGCAGCAGCAGGCGCAGCGGATGCTGGCCGCGCCGCCGGAAGGAGAGGCCGTGATGGACGAGCGGCTGCGCCTGGTGCTCCTGTGCGCCCATCCGTCGCTGTCCCGCGAGGCGTCGGCCGCGCTCACCCTGCGTCTGGTGCTCGGCGTCGCGACGGAGGACGTCGCGCGCCTGTTCCTGGTGCCGACCGCGACCATGGCGGCCCGGCTGACCCGGGCCCGCCGTCGGCTGGCGGGCGCGGCCTTCGTCGTACCTCCTCCGGGGGAGCTGGGCGCCCGGGTCGACGCCGTCGCCGACGTGGCCTACCTGGCGTTCACCAGCGGGTACGCGCCCGGATCGGGCGCCGACGTGCTCCGCGCCGACGTGGCCGGCGAGGCGGTGCGGCTGGTGCGGGTGCTGCGCTCCGTGCTGCCGGAGAGGTACGACGAGCTGGACGCCCTGCTCGCCCTGATGGTCCTCCAGCACGCCCGCCGCGACGCCCGCGCGGTCGACGGCCGGCTGGTGCTGCTGCCCGACCAGGACCGCACCCGCTGGCACCACGACGAGGCGCTCGAGGCGCTCGACCTGCTGCGCCCGCTGGTCGCCGCGCCCCCGGCGCCGTACCTGCTCCAGGCGCTGATCGCCGCCGAGCACGCCATCGCCGTCACCGCCGGCGAGACCCGCTGGGACCGCATCGTCGACCGGTACGACGAGCTGCTGGCCCTGCGCGAGTCGCCGGTCGTGCGCCTCAACCGGGCGGTCGCGATCGCCGAGCGGGACGGGCCGGCGGCCGGGCTGGCCGCGCTCGACGGCGTCGCGCTGCCGGGGCACCGGCTGCCCGCCGTACGCGCGGAGCTGCTGGCCCGGCTGGGCCGGCCCGAGGAGGCGCGGCTGGCCTACGACACCGCGCTGGCGCAGTGCGGGAACGAGGCCGAGGCCGCCCACCTGCGCGAGCGGCGGGGATGA
- a CDS encoding YciI family protein, with protein MTEYVVLLTGDEKAWEAASPAEQAAMYDQHGEFSRLLEERGHRITGGAQLDSSRTARVVRPSGDGTVLTEGPYVESVEQLGGFYVVESDDLDDLLELCAILARTGDTVEVRACLAAPE; from the coding sequence ATGACCGAGTACGTCGTACTGCTGACCGGCGACGAGAAGGCCTGGGAGGCAGCGAGCCCCGCGGAGCAGGCCGCGATGTACGACCAGCACGGCGAGTTCAGCCGGCTGCTGGAGGAGCGCGGCCACCGGATCACCGGCGGTGCGCAGCTGGACAGCTCGCGCACCGCCCGGGTCGTGCGGCCCAGCGGCGACGGGACCGTCCTGACCGAGGGCCCGTACGTCGAGTCGGTCGAGCAGCTCGGCGGCTTCTACGTCGTCGAGAGCGACGACCTCGACGACCTGCTGGAGCTCTGCGCGATCCTGGCCCGCACCGGCGACACGGTCGAGGTGCGCGCCTGCCTGGCGGCCCCGGAGTAG
- a CDS encoding AMP-binding protein, which translates to MTPTTPTTQTTPRPINLADVLEAMADGLPDRAAVHTGDRVWTFAEIDERSTRLANHLVGLGIRPGEHVAVHSTNRIEWIDALYGCLKARAVPININYKYLRDELAYLYDNADCVAAIVAPEYVDALAELDTPALRTTIVLGEEYDAALAAASPERSITGRSADDHYVLYTGGTTGNPKGVVWRNEDLIRAALNAARYGAPLDSVEQLVEEARAVESPMVLLACGPMMHGGSQWILGNGHVAGQTVALYTEPHFDPVKILDLVERAKVVSLTFLGDAMGRPVAEAILAEPDRWDLSSLAAVSNGAAPLSDGVREEIRRALPGRFILDSYGASESGATGSRIDDGTDGGQSAPRFTVTDQVEVFDPDLKPCPVGVDGMLGRSGPVPLGYYKDPVKTAATFKEIDGVRWAIPGDFARREEDGSVTVLGRGSVCINTGGEKVHPEEVEAVLLRHDDVFDAVVVGTPHERWGQQVTALVQRRDGTALTEDDVRAHCRALISNYKVPKTVLFVDEVPRTPVSKVDYPASAALAAQLLG; encoded by the coding sequence GTGACCCCCACCACACCGACCACGCAGACCACCCCGCGCCCGATCAACCTGGCCGACGTGCTCGAGGCGATGGCCGACGGCCTCCCCGACCGCGCCGCCGTCCACACCGGCGACCGGGTCTGGACCTTCGCCGAGATCGACGAGCGCTCCACCCGGCTGGCCAACCATCTCGTCGGCCTCGGCATCCGGCCCGGCGAGCACGTCGCGGTGCACTCCACCAACCGGATCGAGTGGATCGACGCGCTCTACGGCTGCCTCAAGGCGCGGGCGGTCCCGATCAACATCAACTACAAGTACCTCCGCGACGAGCTCGCCTACCTCTACGACAACGCCGACTGCGTGGCCGCCATCGTCGCCCCCGAGTACGTCGACGCGCTCGCCGAGCTCGACACCCCGGCCCTGCGGACCACCATCGTCCTCGGCGAGGAGTACGACGCCGCCCTGGCCGCCGCGTCCCCCGAGCGGAGCATCACCGGACGCAGCGCCGACGACCACTACGTCCTCTACACGGGCGGCACCACCGGCAACCCCAAGGGCGTGGTCTGGCGCAACGAGGACCTGATCCGCGCCGCCCTCAACGCCGCGCGGTACGGCGCGCCGCTGGACTCGGTCGAGCAGCTGGTCGAGGAGGCCAGGGCGGTCGAGAGCCCGATGGTGCTGCTGGCCTGCGGCCCGATGATGCACGGCGGGAGCCAGTGGATCCTGGGCAACGGCCACGTGGCGGGCCAGACCGTCGCGCTCTACACCGAGCCGCACTTCGACCCGGTCAAGATCCTCGACCTCGTGGAGAGGGCGAAGGTGGTCTCGCTGACCTTCCTCGGCGACGCGATGGGCCGCCCGGTCGCGGAGGCGATCCTCGCCGAGCCGGACCGGTGGGACCTGTCCAGCCTGGCGGCGGTGTCCAACGGCGCGGCGCCGCTCTCGGACGGCGTACGAGAGGAGATCCGCCGCGCGCTGCCGGGGAGGTTCATCCTCGACTCCTACGGCGCCTCGGAGTCCGGCGCCACCGGGTCCCGGATCGACGACGGCACCGACGGCGGCCAGAGCGCGCCGCGGTTCACCGTCACCGACCAGGTGGAGGTCTTCGACCCCGACCTGAAGCCGTGCCCGGTCGGCGTCGACGGGATGCTCGGCCGCTCCGGCCCGGTCCCGCTCGGCTACTACAAGGACCCGGTCAAGACGGCCGCCACCTTCAAGGAGATCGACGGCGTGCGCTGGGCGATCCCCGGCGACTTCGCCCGCCGCGAGGAGGACGGCTCGGTGACCGTGCTGGGCCGCGGCTCGGTGTGCATCAACACCGGCGGCGAGAAGGTCCACCCCGAGGAAGTCGAGGCGGTGCTGCTGCGCCACGACGACGTCTTCGACGCGGTCGTCGTCGGCACCCCGCACGAGCGCTGGGGCCAGCAGGTCACCGCCCTGGTGCAGCGCCGCGACGGCACCGCCCTCACCGAGGACGACGTGCGCGCGCACTGCCGGGCGCTCATCTCCAACTACAAGGTGCCCAAGACGGTGCTCTTCGTCGACGAGGTGCCTCGCACGCCGGTGAGCAAGGTCGACTACCCGGCCAGCGCGGCGCTGGCGGCGCAATTGCTGGGCTGA
- a CDS encoding OsmC family protein has translation MTDHHYALDLAWQGNRGTGTSGYRDYDRDVRLTAAGKPDLLGSADPTFRGDASRWNPEELLLAALAQCHLLSYLHSAVSHGVVVVAYDDSPVGTMAQIGQGGRFTSVTLRPRVTVADAGMVETAREIHAEASRNCFIAASVSFPVGHEPVIEVAAG, from the coding sequence GTGACCGACCACCACTACGCGCTCGACCTGGCCTGGCAGGGCAACCGCGGCACCGGGACCAGCGGCTACCGCGACTACGACCGCGACGTCCGCCTCACCGCCGCCGGCAAGCCCGACCTGCTCGGCTCCGCCGACCCGACCTTCCGCGGCGACGCGAGCCGCTGGAACCCCGAGGAGCTGCTGCTCGCCGCGCTCGCCCAGTGCCACCTGCTGTCGTACCTCCACTCGGCGGTCAGCCACGGCGTCGTCGTGGTGGCGTACGACGACAGCCCGGTCGGCACCATGGCGCAGATCGGGCAGGGCGGCCGGTTCACCTCGGTCACGCTGCGCCCCCGGGTCACCGTCGCCGACGCCGGCATGGTCGAGACCGCGCGGGAGATCCACGCCGAGGCGAGCCGGAACTGCTTCATCGCCGCGTCGGTGAGCTTCCCCGTCGGCCACGAGCCGGTGATCGAGGTCGCAGCGGGCTGA
- a CDS encoding SGNH/GDSL hydrolase family protein, producing the protein MSRARTALVAAGVVLAGVGVTTGGGRELLRRQAAIARARIGKPLGEDAIPADKVWKRKSYDGPPLHLLVLGDSIAAGLGAERPKDTLGARIARGLAGELRRPVALRTAAVVGSESSALAGQLDGLTGGYHADVAVIVVGGNDVTHRVPTATAAALLEEAVVRLRTQGTEVVVGTCPDLGALRPVPQPLRSLGSRMSRQLAVAQAEVAVRNGAHAVSLAHVVGPFFITNPDEMFSLDRFHPSALGYKRTAKALLPSVLLALGHAERVPFGHTAPPPSLEP; encoded by the coding sequence ATGAGCCGCGCCCGCACCGCCCTGGTCGCCGCCGGCGTGGTCCTCGCCGGCGTGGGCGTGACGACGGGCGGCGGGCGCGAGCTGCTGCGGCGGCAGGCGGCGATCGCGCGGGCCCGGATCGGCAAGCCGCTGGGCGAGGACGCGATCCCGGCGGACAAGGTGTGGAAGAGGAAGTCGTACGACGGCCCGCCGCTCCACCTGCTCGTCCTGGGCGACTCGATCGCCGCCGGGCTGGGGGCCGAGCGACCGAAGGACACCCTCGGCGCGCGGATCGCCCGTGGTCTCGCGGGCGAGCTGCGGCGGCCGGTGGCCCTGCGGACGGCGGCGGTCGTCGGCTCGGAGAGCTCGGCGCTGGCCGGACAGCTGGACGGGCTGACCGGCGGCTACCACGCCGACGTCGCGGTGATCGTGGTCGGCGGCAACGACGTCACCCACCGGGTGCCCACGGCGACCGCCGCGGCCCTGTTGGAGGAGGCCGTGGTCCGGCTGCGCACGCAGGGGACCGAGGTCGTGGTCGGCACCTGCCCGGACCTCGGGGCGCTCCGGCCGGTCCCGCAGCCGCTGCGCTCGCTGGGCTCGCGGATGTCGCGCCAGCTGGCCGTGGCGCAGGCGGAGGTCGCCGTACGCAACGGGGCGCACGCGGTCTCGCTCGCCCACGTCGTCGGGCCCTTCTTCATCACCAACCCCGACGAGATGTTCAGCCTGGACCGGTTCCACCCGAGCGCTCTGGGCTACAAGCGCACCGCCAAGGCGCTGCTGCCGTCGGTGCTGCTGGCGCTCGGGCACGCGGAGCGGGTGCCGTTCGGACACACCGCCCCGCCTCCTAGTCTCGAGCCGTGA
- a CDS encoding ATP-grasp domain-containing protein — protein MTSVLLATFDLMPDGEPGGAALTEALAARGIEARWVCWDDLTVDWAAADLVAVRSTWDYHRRLPAFLAWAREVAAVTTLLNGAEVFAWNADKAYLAELAAVVPAVPVVPTTTLDDTDLAGGLAAALGRWGSVVVKPRTGAGGVGVVVVESIADPRLEGLVAGPWIAQPLVDSVRTTGESSVYVLDGVAVAQVDKVAAAGEVRVHELYGGRSEPVALDPARAAVAADAVRTVAARRDADLAYARVDLMSWEGRWVVSELELIEPGLYLDVEPANAERFAALVAGRLGRS, from the coding sequence GTGACCTCCGTCCTGCTCGCGACCTTCGACCTGATGCCCGACGGCGAGCCCGGCGGCGCCGCGCTGACCGAGGCCCTCGCCGCCCGCGGGATCGAGGCGCGGTGGGTGTGCTGGGACGACCTGACGGTCGACTGGGCCGCCGCCGACCTGGTGGCGGTGCGCTCGACCTGGGACTACCACCGTCGGCTGCCGGCCTTCCTCGCCTGGGCGCGGGAGGTCGCGGCCGTGACGACGCTGCTCAACGGAGCCGAGGTGTTCGCCTGGAACGCCGACAAGGCCTATCTCGCGGAGCTCGCCGCCGTCGTACCCGCCGTCCCGGTCGTCCCCACGACCACCCTCGACGACACCGACCTCGCCGGCGGGCTGGCCGCGGCGCTCGGGCGCTGGGGGAGCGTGGTCGTCAAGCCGCGCACGGGTGCCGGCGGCGTGGGCGTCGTGGTCGTCGAGAGCATCGCCGACCCACGGCTCGAGGGCCTGGTCGCCGGGCCGTGGATCGCCCAGCCGCTCGTCGACTCGGTGCGCACGACGGGCGAGTCCTCGGTCTACGTCCTCGACGGCGTCGCGGTCGCCCAGGTCGACAAGGTCGCGGCCGCGGGCGAGGTCCGGGTCCACGAGCTCTACGGCGGCCGCAGCGAGCCGGTCGCGCTCGACCCGGCGCGCGCGGCGGTCGCGGCGGACGCCGTACGCACGGTGGCGGCGCGGCGGGACGCGGACCTGGCGTACGCGCGGGTCGACCTGATGTCCTGGGAGGGGCGCTGGGTGGTCAGCGAGCTGGAGCTGATCGAGCCCGGCCTGTACCTCGACGTCGAGCCGGCCAACGCCGAGCGCTTCGCGGCCCTCGTCGCGGGGCGGCTGGGACGGTCCTGA
- the groL gene encoding chaperonin GroEL (60 kDa chaperone family; promotes refolding of misfolded polypeptides especially under stressful conditions; forms two stacked rings of heptamers to form a barrel-shaped 14mer; ends can be capped by GroES; misfolded proteins enter the barrel where they are refolded when GroES binds), with protein MSKLIAFNEEARRGLERGMNTLADAVKVTLGPKGRNVVLEKKWGAPTITNDGVSIAKEIELEDPYEKIGAELVKEVAKKTDDVAGDGTTTATVLAQALVREGLRNVAAGANPMGLKRGIEAAVSAVSEQLLGMAKEVETREQIAATATISAGGDTTVGDAIAEAMDKVGKEGVITVEESNTFGIDLELTEGMRFDKGYISAYFVTDPERMETVLEDAYVLIANSKVSNVKDLLPLLEKVMQSGKPLVIIAEDVDGEALSTLVVNKIRGTFKSVAVKAPGFGDRRKAMLQDIAILTGGQVISEEVGLKLETAGLELLGQARKVVITKDETTIVEGAGDAAQIEGRVNQIRAEIESSDSDYDREKLQERLAKLAGGVAVIKVGAATEVELKERKHRIEDAVRNAKAAVEEGILPGGGVALVQAAAAAFEKLELDGDEATGASIVKASVSAPLKQIAINAGLEGGVVAEKVAGLPAGQGLNAATGDYVDLLAEGIIDPAKVTRSALQNAASIAALFLTTEAVVADKPEKAAPAGDPTGGMGGMDF; from the coding sequence ATGTCGAAGCTGATTGCTTTCAACGAGGAGGCCCGGCGCGGCCTCGAGCGTGGCATGAACACGCTCGCGGACGCCGTGAAGGTCACCCTGGGCCCCAAGGGCCGCAACGTCGTGCTGGAGAAGAAGTGGGGCGCCCCCACGATCACCAACGACGGTGTCTCCATCGCCAAGGAGATCGAGCTCGAGGACCCCTACGAGAAGATCGGCGCCGAGCTGGTCAAGGAGGTCGCCAAGAAGACGGACGACGTCGCCGGTGACGGTACGACGACCGCGACCGTCCTCGCCCAGGCGCTGGTCCGCGAGGGTCTGCGCAATGTCGCCGCCGGCGCGAACCCGATGGGTCTCAAGCGCGGCATCGAGGCCGCCGTCTCCGCCGTCTCCGAGCAGCTGCTCGGCATGGCCAAGGAGGTCGAGACCCGCGAGCAGATCGCCGCGACCGCGACCATCTCCGCCGGTGGCGACACCACCGTCGGCGACGCCATCGCCGAGGCGATGGACAAGGTCGGCAAGGAGGGCGTGATCACGGTCGAGGAGTCGAACACCTTCGGCATCGACCTCGAGCTCACCGAGGGCATGCGGTTCGACAAGGGCTACATCTCGGCCTACTTCGTCACCGACCCTGAGCGCATGGAGACCGTCCTCGAGGACGCCTACGTGCTCATCGCCAACTCCAAGGTCAGCAACGTCAAGGACCTGCTGCCGCTGCTGGAGAAGGTCATGCAGTCGGGCAAGCCGCTCGTCATCATCGCCGAGGACGTCGACGGCGAGGCGCTGTCGACCCTGGTCGTCAACAAGATCCGCGGCACCTTCAAGTCCGTCGCGGTCAAGGCGCCCGGCTTCGGCGACCGCCGCAAGGCCATGCTGCAGGACATCGCCATCCTCACCGGCGGCCAGGTCATCTCCGAGGAGGTCGGCCTCAAGCTGGAGACCGCCGGTCTCGAGCTGCTCGGCCAGGCCCGCAAGGTCGTCATCACCAAGGACGAGACCACCATCGTCGAGGGTGCCGGCGACGCGGCCCAGATCGAGGGCCGGGTCAACCAGATCCGCGCCGAGATCGAGAGCTCCGACTCCGACTACGACCGCGAGAAGCTGCAGGAGCGCCTCGCCAAGCTGGCCGGCGGCGTGGCCGTCATCAAGGTCGGCGCGGCCACCGAGGTCGAGCTCAAGGAGCGCAAGCACCGCATCGAGGACGCCGTCCGCAACGCGAAGGCGGCCGTCGAGGAGGGCATCCTCCCCGGTGGTGGCGTCGCGCTGGTCCAGGCCGCCGCTGCCGCGTTCGAGAAGCTCGAGCTCGACGGCGACGAGGCCACCGGTGCCTCCATCGTCAAGGCCTCGGTCTCCGCTCCGCTCAAGCAGATCGCCATCAACGCCGGCCTCGAGGGCGGCGTCGTCGCGGAGAAGGTCGCCGGCCTCCCCGCCGGCCAGGGCCTCAACGCCGCCACCGGCGACTACGTCGACCTGCTGGCCGAGGGCATCATCGACCCGGCCAAGGTGACCCGCTCGGCCCTCCAGAACGCCGCGTCCATCGCCGCGCTGTTCCTCACCACCGAGGCCGTCGTCGCCGACAAGCCGGAGAAGGCCGCCCCCGCCGGCGACCCGACCGGTGGCATGGGCGGCATGGACTTCTGA